In Pseudomonas saudiphocaensis, one DNA window encodes the following:
- the infC gene encoding translation initiation factor IF-3, with product MTIKREMRQDKRAAPKAPINENISAREVRLIGADGEQIGIVSIDEALRIAEEAKLDLVEISADATPPVCRVMDYGKHLFEKKKQIAAAKKNQKQIQVKEVKFRPGTEEGDYQVKLRNLMRFLNEGDRAKVSLRFRGREMAHQELGMELLKRVEADLAEYGSVEQHPKMEGRQLIMVIAPKKKK from the coding sequence ATCACTATTAAGCGTGAAATGAGACAGGATAAACGAGCTGCACCCAAGGCCCCGATCAACGAGAATATCTCGGCTCGTGAGGTCCGTTTGATTGGTGCTGATGGCGAGCAGATTGGCATCGTCTCGATTGATGAAGCGCTTCGTATCGCTGAAGAAGCGAAGCTGGATCTGGTTGAAATCTCAGCCGATGCAACACCCCCAGTATGCCGGGTGATGGATTATGGCAAGCATCTGTTCGAGAAAAAGAAGCAGATTGCTGCGGCGAAAAAGAACCAGAAACAAATTCAAGTCAAAGAAGTCAAGTTTCGTCCAGGGACGGAAGAGGGCGACTATCAGGTCAAGCTACGCAACCTGATGCGTTTCCTGAATGAAGGGGACAGGGCCAAGGTATCGTTGAGATTCCGCGGTCGTGAGATGGCCCATCAGGAGCTGGGGATGGAACTGTTGAAGCGGGTCGAGGCTGACCTGGCGGAATATGGTTCGGTCGAACAGCATCCGAAGATGGAAGGACGCCAGCTGATCATGGTCATCGCTCCCAAGAAGAAAAAGTAA
- a CDS encoding PA2779 family protein, protein MFKSSLMKRVASILAVMHFMLFAQIPLAQAAMIGTPEVIAEHQQQVDRQQLLTMLEDADVQKKLESMGVERAQVEQRINSLTPAELAQFNQQLDQAPAGAGVVGIIVLFLVIFIITDMLCATNIFNFINCINR, encoded by the coding sequence ATGTTCAAGTCGTCCCTGATGAAACGAGTAGCCAGCATTTTGGCTGTGATGCACTTTATGCTGTTTGCGCAAATCCCCCTGGCCCAGGCTGCAATGATAGGCACGCCGGAAGTCATTGCCGAACACCAGCAGCAGGTTGACCGCCAGCAGTTGCTGACGATGCTCGAAGACGCCGATGTACAGAAGAAGCTTGAGTCCATGGGCGTCGAACGTGCTCAGGTTGAGCAACGCATCAACAGTCTGACGCCAGCGGAGCTTGCGCAATTCAATCAGCAGTTGGATCAGGCGCCGGCTGGCGCGGGTGTTGTCGGCATCATCGTGCTGTTTCTGGTGATTTTCATCATCACTGACATGCTTTGCGCGACCAACATCTTCAACTTCATCAACTGCATCAACCGTTGA
- the rplT gene encoding 50S ribosomal protein L20, producing the protein MARVKRGVVARRRHKKILKLAKGYYGARSRVFRVAKQAVIKAGQYAYRDRRQRKRQFRALWIARINAGARQNGLSYSRLIAGLRKSSIEIDRKVLADLAVSEKAAFAAIVEKAKASLA; encoded by the coding sequence ATGGCTCGTGTTAAGCGTGGTGTCGTCGCTCGTCGCCGTCACAAGAAAATTCTGAAACTCGCCAAAGGTTACTACGGTGCTCGCTCGCGCGTGTTCCGTGTTGCCAAGCAGGCGGTAATCAAGGCTGGCCAATACGCCTACCGTGACCGCCGTCAGCGCAAGCGTCAGTTCCGCGCTCTGTGGATCGCCCGTATCAACGCTGGTGCTCGTCAGAATGGTCTGTCCTACAGCCGTCTGATCGCCGGCTTGAGAAAGTCGTCCATCGAGATCGACCGCAAGGTTCTGGCCGACCTGGCAGTGAGTGAAAAAGCAGCGTTTGCTGCGATTGTCGAAAAAGCTAAAGCTTCTCTGGCCTAA
- a CDS encoding PA2778 family cysteine peptidase — MIRKLLLLTGAILLGACARSPVVVTTPDLPERVELVEVPFFPQDAYQCGPAALATMLTHRGVDTDPEQLVGRVYLPERKGSLQVEMVAAARAHDLLVYPLEPRLDTLLAEVAAGNPVLVLQNLAFDRWPQWHFAVVVGYDLVSQTIILRSGTTERWTGSFRQFERSWIKGNRWAVVTIAPDRLPAGATETVWLKAANDLEQTGREEAALKAYRTATRHWNGGLSWFALANSLYAKGDRKSAESALRSSIASDEGFAVGWFNLAQVLAERGCEAQAFSAKACAVQLAPEDKRFAASLSPQREQGAACAPLPRCPAD, encoded by the coding sequence TTGATTAGGAAACTGCTCCTGCTGACTGGAGCCATTCTGCTCGGCGCCTGCGCGCGCAGTCCGGTGGTCGTGACGACACCGGATCTGCCGGAGCGGGTCGAGTTGGTTGAGGTGCCGTTTTTCCCGCAGGATGCCTACCAATGTGGACCCGCGGCGCTGGCAACCATGCTGACGCATCGCGGTGTCGACACGGATCCTGAACAATTGGTGGGCCGTGTTTATCTCCCGGAGCGAAAGGGCAGCCTGCAGGTTGAGATGGTAGCCGCGGCACGAGCTCACGACTTGCTGGTTTATCCGCTGGAGCCGCGCCTGGATACGTTGCTTGCCGAAGTAGCAGCGGGTAACCCGGTGTTGGTGTTGCAGAACCTTGCGTTTGACCGCTGGCCTCAATGGCACTTCGCGGTTGTCGTGGGATATGACCTGGTGAGCCAGACGATCATTCTGCGTTCTGGCACTACCGAGCGTTGGACAGGCAGCTTCCGTCAGTTCGAACGCAGCTGGATCAAGGGCAATCGTTGGGCTGTAGTAACCATTGCGCCGGATCGACTGCCCGCCGGGGCCACGGAAACCGTATGGCTCAAGGCAGCAAATGATCTGGAGCAGACCGGGCGCGAGGAGGCTGCGCTTAAGGCTTACAGGACGGCCACGCGACATTGGAACGGTGGTTTGTCCTGGTTTGCCCTGGCGAACAGCCTGTACGCAAAGGGCGACAGGAAATCAGCGGAAAGCGCATTGCGTAGCAGTATCGCCAGTGATGAGGGGTTCGCCGTCGGCTGGTTTAACCTGGCCCAGGTGCTTGCTGAACGTGGCTGCGAGGCGCAGGCCTTCAGCGCGAAAGCCTGTGCTGTGCAGTTGGCGCCGGAGGACAAACGCTTCGCTGCCAGCTTGTCCCCACAGCGTGAGCAGGGAGCCGCCTGTGCGCCACTTCCCCGCTGCCCGGCGGATTGA
- the pheT gene encoding phenylalanine--tRNA ligase subunit beta — translation MKFSEQWLRTWVNPQVSREELVARLSMVGLEVDAVTPVAGEFSGVVVGEVLSTEQHPDADKLRVCQVSNGSETFQVVCGAPNVRPGLKIPFAMIGAKLPGDFKIKKAKLRGVESNGMLCSETELQIGTDDSGLMELAEDAPVGGDLRGYLGLDDASIEIGLTPNRGDCLSIAGLAREVGAIYAAEVSPVDVAPVAATHDEVRPVEVLAPKACPRYLGRVIRGVDLSRPTPLWMVERLRRSDIRSIDAVVDVTNYVMLELGQPLHAFDLAEINGGIRVRMAEEQEKIVLLDGQEVSLRADTLVIADHQRALAIAGVMGGEHSGVSASTQDLFLESAFFDTIALAGKARSYGLHTDASHRYERGVDSQLARRAMERATALLLQIVGGSAGPVIDVTSEADLPEVAPIVLRAERIDQMLGLELPAGQVVSLLSALGLGVVEKSQGCWEVSVPSHRFDISLEVDLIEELGRLYGYDRLPVRYPQARLAPEAKPEARAELPAFRRLLVARGYQEAITYSFIDPKLFELFSPGVEPLQLANPISSDMAAMRSTLWPGLIKALQYNLNRQQTRVRLFESGLRFVGQLGELKQEAMLAGVVTGSRLPEAWSNGRETVDFHDMKADIEAVLGYAGDASAYTFIAAEHPALHPGQTARIEREGRLVGYAGSLHPELAATLDIDQPVYLFELLIAEISEGRLPRFSELSRFPEVRRDLAILVATDVPAGDVLGCIREAAGDNLADLKLFDVYQGKGIDPLSKSMAVGLTWQHPSRTLTDDEVSGAMQKILASLEERYNATLRK, via the coding sequence ATGAAATTCAGCGAACAGTGGTTGCGTACTTGGGTCAATCCACAGGTTTCCCGTGAGGAGCTTGTGGCACGGCTGTCGATGGTTGGCCTGGAGGTGGATGCGGTTACTCCGGTTGCCGGTGAGTTCAGCGGTGTGGTCGTGGGCGAAGTGCTTAGCACCGAACAGCATCCCGACGCCGATAAGCTGCGCGTGTGCCAGGTCAGCAATGGCAGCGAAACCTTTCAAGTGGTCTGTGGTGCGCCCAACGTGCGTCCCGGTCTGAAAATCCCCTTCGCCATGATCGGCGCCAAGCTGCCAGGGGACTTCAAAATCAAGAAGGCCAAGCTTCGTGGTGTCGAATCCAACGGCATGCTGTGCTCGGAAACCGAGTTGCAGATCGGCACCGATGACAGCGGCCTCATGGAGCTGGCGGAAGATGCCCCGGTGGGTGGCGATCTGCGAGGGTACTTGGGGCTGGACGATGCAAGCATCGAGATTGGCCTGACGCCGAACCGTGGCGACTGCCTTTCCATCGCCGGGCTTGCCCGTGAAGTAGGCGCAATTTACGCAGCAGAAGTCTCGCCGGTTGATGTAGCCCCCGTGGCTGCCACTCATGACGAAGTGCGTCCGGTTGAAGTGCTCGCGCCGAAAGCCTGTCCGCGTTATCTCGGTCGGGTAATTCGCGGTGTCGATCTGTCTCGTCCAACACCGCTGTGGATGGTCGAGCGCTTGCGTCGCTCCGATATCCGCAGCATCGACGCGGTAGTGGATGTCACCAACTACGTGATGCTTGAGCTGGGGCAGCCGTTGCATGCCTTCGATCTTGCCGAAATCAATGGCGGCATTCGAGTGCGGATGGCTGAAGAGCAGGAAAAGATCGTCCTGCTCGACGGACAGGAAGTTTCGCTGCGCGCCGATACGCTGGTGATTGCCGACCATCAGCGCGCTCTCGCAATTGCCGGTGTGATGGGCGGTGAGCACAGCGGTGTGAGCGCTTCGACGCAGGATCTGTTCCTGGAAAGCGCCTTCTTCGACACCATTGCCCTTGCAGGCAAGGCGCGTTCCTACGGGCTGCATACCGATGCCTCGCATCGCTACGAGCGTGGTGTAGATTCCCAGCTTGCTCGCCGCGCTATGGAGCGCGCTACCGCGCTGTTGCTGCAGATCGTCGGTGGCAGCGCCGGTCCGGTTATCGATGTCACCAGTGAAGCCGATCTACCGGAAGTCGCGCCGATAGTATTGCGTGCTGAGCGTATCGATCAGATGCTCGGACTGGAGCTGCCGGCAGGGCAGGTCGTCTCGCTGCTTTCTGCGTTGGGCTTGGGCGTTGTCGAGAAGTCGCAGGGCTGCTGGGAAGTCAGCGTGCCCAGCCATCGTTTCGATATCAGCCTTGAGGTCGACCTTATTGAAGAACTGGGGCGGCTGTATGGTTACGACCGCTTGCCAGTTCGTTATCCCCAGGCGCGCCTTGCACCCGAGGCCAAGCCAGAAGCCCGTGCCGAACTGCCGGCCTTTCGCCGCCTGTTAGTCGCACGCGGTTATCAAGAAGCGATTACCTACAGCTTCATCGATCCGAAACTGTTCGAACTGTTCAGTCCTGGTGTTGAGCCGCTGCAGCTGGCCAACCCGATTTCCTCGGATATGGCTGCCATGCGGTCAACGCTGTGGCCGGGACTGATCAAGGCGCTGCAGTACAACCTGAACCGTCAGCAAACGCGTGTTCGTCTGTTTGAAAGCGGTTTGCGTTTTGTAGGTCAGCTTGGCGAGTTGAAGCAGGAAGCGATGCTCGCCGGCGTCGTGACCGGAAGCCGTTTGCCAGAAGCTTGGAGCAATGGGCGCGAAACGGTCGACTTCCACGACATGAAAGCCGATATCGAGGCCGTGCTCGGCTACGCTGGTGATGCCTCGGCCTATACCTTTATCGCCGCTGAACATCCTGCGCTGCATCCCGGACAGACGGCGCGCATCGAACGGGAAGGGCGTCTGGTCGGATACGCCGGCAGCCTGCATCCGGAGCTGGCTGCCACGCTGGATATCGATCAGCCGGTTTACCTTTTCGAGCTGTTGATTGCAGAAATCAGCGAGGGGCGACTGCCGCGCTTCAGCGAGCTTTCGCGTTTCCCCGAGGTGCGTCGCGATCTGGCGATTCTTGTGGCAACCGATGTTCCTGCAGGCGATGTGCTGGGCTGCATCCGCGAAGCGGCGGGCGATAACCTGGCGGACCTCAAGCTATTTGACGTTTATCAGGGAAAAGGTATTGATCCGCTTAGCAAAAGTATGGCAGTCGGCTTGACCTGGCAGCACCCTTCGCGCACTCTTACCGACGATGAGGTGAGCGGTGCGATGCAGAAAATCCTCGCCTCCCTGGAAGAAAGGTACAACGCCACGTTAAGGAAATAG
- the pheS gene encoding phenylalanine--tRNA ligase subunit alpha → MENLDALVSQALEAVQHSQDTNALEQIRVQYLGKKGELTQVMQTLGKLSAEERPKAGALINAAKSRVQDELNAKKALLEQAALSARLAAERIDVTLPGRGEASGGLHPVTRTLERIEQFFSHIGYSVAEGPEVEDDYHNFEALNIPGHHPARAMHDTFYFDARMLLRTHTSPVQVRTMESQQPPIRIVCPGRVYRCDSDITHSPMFHQVEGLLVDEDISFADLKGTIEQFLRVFFEKPLGVRFRPSFFPFTEPSAEVDMQCVMCSGKGCRVCKQTGWLEVMGCGMVHPNVLRMSGIDPEKYQGFAFGMGAERLAMLRYGVNDLRLFFDNDLRFLAQFR, encoded by the coding sequence ATGGAAAACCTGGATGCACTGGTCTCGCAAGCGCTTGAGGCGGTGCAACATAGCCAAGACACTAATGCCCTGGAGCAGATCCGGGTCCAATACCTCGGTAAGAAAGGCGAGCTGACCCAGGTCATGCAGACGCTGGGCAAGCTGTCTGCCGAAGAGCGACCGAAGGCCGGCGCCCTGATCAACGCGGCCAAAAGTCGTGTACAGGACGAGCTGAATGCGAAGAAGGCCCTTCTTGAGCAGGCAGCACTGAGCGCCAGGCTTGCTGCCGAACGCATCGATGTGACCTTGCCTGGTCGCGGCGAAGCCAGCGGCGGACTGCATCCGGTTACCCGTACGCTTGAGCGAATCGAGCAGTTCTTCAGTCATATCGGTTACAGCGTTGCTGAAGGCCCGGAAGTCGAGGACGACTATCACAACTTCGAAGCGTTGAATATTCCGGGGCATCACCCTGCGCGGGCGATGCACGATACCTTCTATTTCGATGCCCGCATGCTGCTGCGTACTCACACCTCCCCGGTACAGGTGCGCACCATGGAGTCGCAGCAGCCGCCGATCCGCATCGTCTGCCCGGGGCGGGTTTATCGCTGTGACTCGGATATCACTCACTCGCCGATGTTCCATCAGGTCGAAGGTCTGCTGGTCGACGAAGACATCAGCTTCGCCGACCTGAAAGGCACTATCGAGCAATTCCTGCGGGTGTTCTTTGAGAAGCCGCTAGGCGTTCGTTTCCGTCCCTCGTTCTTCCCCTTTACCGAGCCTTCGGCTGAAGTGGATATGCAGTGTGTGATGTGCAGTGGCAAGGGTTGTAGGGTATGCAAGCAGACCGGCTGGCTCGAGGTTATGGGCTGCGGAATGGTGCATCCGAACGTGCTGCGCATGTCTGGGATCGACCCAGAGAAATATCAGGGCTTTGCTTTTGGCATGGGTGCCGAGCGGCTGGCCATGTTGCGTTATGGCGTCAACGATTTGCGCCTGTTCTTCGATAACGACCTGAGATTCCTGGCGCAGTTTCGCTAG
- a CDS encoding NAD(P)/FAD-dependent oxidoreductase, translating to MPHTPYPDSYYAASANAAPIREHLNEAVETDVCVIGAGYTGLSTALFLLEQGYRVVVLEAARVGFGASGRNGGQIVNSYSRDIDTVERSAGPDAAQLIGAMAFEGGRIIRERVARYGIDCDLKNGGVFAAFNARQMHHLEAQKALWERYGYDQLELLDRSGIRNVVACERYCGGMLDHGGGHIHPLNLALGEAAAVESLGGSIYEQSPATRIDRGQSPCVHTAHGRVSAKFVVVAGNAYLGGLVPELAAKSMPCGTQVIATEPLGDELAASLLPQDYCVEDCNYLLDYFRLSADKRLIYGGGVVYGARDPADIDSIIRAKMLKTFPQLHGIRTEFAWTGNFLLTLSRLPQVGRIGDNIYYSQGCSGHGVTYTHLAGKILAEALRGQAERFDAFAGLPHYPFPGGQRFSAPLSALGALYYSLRDRLGF from the coding sequence ATGCCGCACACGCCCTATCCCGACTCATACTATGCAGCCTCCGCGAATGCCGCACCGATTCGTGAACACCTGAACGAGGCCGTTGAAACCGATGTTTGCGTAATCGGTGCGGGCTATACCGGGCTTTCCACGGCACTCTTTCTTCTGGAACAGGGCTATCGAGTCGTAGTGCTGGAGGCTGCACGAGTAGGCTTCGGCGCCTCCGGACGCAACGGCGGGCAGATCGTTAACAGTTATAGCCGCGATATCGATACCGTCGAGCGCAGCGCCGGCCCGGACGCAGCCCAACTGATCGGCGCGATGGCGTTCGAGGGCGGGCGGATCATTCGAGAGCGAGTCGCGCGCTACGGCATCGACTGCGACCTAAAGAACGGTGGCGTATTCGCTGCCTTCAATGCCAGGCAGATGCACCATCTGGAAGCGCAAAAAGCGCTATGGGAACGCTACGGTTACGACCAGCTGGAGTTGCTCGACCGCAGCGGCATACGCAATGTGGTGGCCTGTGAGCGCTACTGCGGCGGCATGCTGGACCACGGCGGCGGCCATATTCACCCGCTCAACCTTGCGCTGGGCGAGGCCGCTGCGGTGGAATCCCTGGGCGGCAGCATTTACGAGCAAAGCCCGGCGACTCGTATCGACCGTGGTCAATCACCCTGCGTACATACGGCCCACGGCCGGGTCAGCGCGAAATTCGTAGTAGTTGCGGGCAACGCCTATCTTGGCGGCCTGGTGCCGGAGCTTGCAGCCAAATCCATGCCCTGCGGAACTCAGGTCATCGCCACGGAGCCGTTGGGCGATGAGCTTGCCGCCAGCCTGCTCCCGCAGGATTACTGCGTTGAGGACTGCAACTATCTGCTCGACTACTTCCGGCTGTCGGCAGATAAGCGCCTGATTTATGGGGGTGGCGTGGTCTATGGTGCACGCGATCCCGCAGATATCGATTCGATTATTCGCGCGAAGATGCTCAAGACCTTTCCACAATTGCATGGCATTCGCACAGAGTTTGCCTGGACCGGCAACTTCCTCCTGACGCTGTCGCGCCTGCCACAAGTGGGGCGGATCGGCGACAACATCTACTATTCACAAGGCTGCAGCGGGCATGGAGTGACCTATACGCATCTGGCCGGGAAAATCCTCGCCGAGGCGTTGCGCGGCCAGGCCGAGCGCTTTGACGCCTTCGCCGGCTTGCCGCACTACCCGTTCCCCGGAGGGCAACGCTTCAGCGCACCTCTGAGCGCATTAGGCGCGCTGTATTACAGCCTGCGCGATCGACTAGGCTTCTGA
- a CDS encoding I78 family peptidase inhibitor gives MKTTRTSILILLGVALAGCQALTPDHSPSATGDCNAAAVQELVGKQASPELLDQSRRDSGARVARLLRPGDVVTLEYNAQRLNLTTDEDGRIQRVSCG, from the coding sequence ATGAAAACAACTCGAACCAGCATTCTGATCCTGCTCGGCGTGGCGCTGGCAGGCTGCCAGGCCTTGACCCCAGATCACTCCCCTTCCGCCACTGGAGATTGCAACGCTGCCGCAGTGCAAGAACTGGTCGGCAAACAGGCCAGCCCTGAATTGCTCGACCAGAGCCGACGCGACAGCGGCGCCAGAGTGGCGCGCCTGCTTCGGCCTGGCGATGTGGTCACCCTTGAATACAACGCCCAGCGACTGAACCTGACAACCGACGAAGACGGTCGCATTCAGCGCGTCAGCTGCGGATAG
- a CDS encoding acyltransferase family protein, with the protein MQERNAWVDYAKGIGIILVVYGHVARGVFNAGLPMDEGRYLLVDSIIYSFHMPLFFFLSGLFFYDSLMKRGRTGLIVNKIDTIVYPFLLWSLLQGMFEVVLSDYTNGSLTVAQVLSSLVWSPRAQFWFLYALFLVFVVCTFVYAKASRRLFLPILLAFSGLYVFRQDMPSNSALQFVLGNAVFFALGIWINEIKAFLLARHAYLALLFGALFVLGQYVFHITLGLTWDVGGLPVLVLATISILFMVTLSMWLGRFRIQWLLFVGASSMTIYLMHILAGSGVRVIMSAFLGIDSIAAHLLIGTLVGLAAPLLAQMIIQRYNFHFLLSPPQPISATRLRARAVATQ; encoded by the coding sequence CCAAGGGGATCGGCATTATTCTGGTGGTCTACGGGCATGTTGCGCGCGGGGTCTTCAATGCCGGCTTGCCGATGGATGAGGGTCGATATCTGCTTGTAGACAGCATCATCTACAGCTTCCATATGCCGTTGTTCTTCTTTCTTTCGGGGCTGTTCTTCTATGACTCTCTGATGAAGCGGGGCAGGACAGGACTGATCGTCAACAAGATCGATACTATCGTTTATCCGTTTCTGCTCTGGTCACTGCTGCAGGGGATGTTCGAGGTGGTCTTGTCGGACTACACCAATGGCAGCTTGACCGTCGCGCAGGTGCTGTCTTCCCTGGTCTGGTCGCCACGCGCGCAGTTCTGGTTTCTATACGCGCTGTTTCTGGTCTTCGTGGTGTGTACCTTTGTTTATGCCAAGGCCAGTCGCCGCCTCTTTCTGCCCATACTGCTGGCGTTTTCCGGTCTTTACGTGTTTAGGCAGGACATGCCATCAAACAGCGCTCTTCAGTTTGTTCTCGGCAATGCCGTGTTCTTCGCGTTGGGTATCTGGATCAACGAAATCAAGGCATTCCTTTTGGCGCGCCATGCATATCTGGCGCTGCTGTTCGGCGCATTGTTCGTGCTTGGGCAGTATGTGTTTCATATAACCCTTGGGCTTACCTGGGACGTCGGGGGGCTTCCGGTGCTTGTGCTGGCGACGATCTCGATTCTGTTCATGGTGACGCTGTCGATGTGGCTGGGGCGATTTCGTATCCAGTGGCTTCTGTTCGTTGGTGCGTCATCAATGACGATATATCTGATGCATATTCTCGCTGGCAGCGGGGTTCGGGTGATCATGAGCGCTTTCCTGGGTATAGATTCCATAGCAGCACACCTGCTGATTGGTACCCTGGTGGGGCTTGCAGCGCCTCTGCTGGCGCAGATGATCATTCAGCGCTACAACTTCCACTTTCTGCTATCGCCGCCCCAACCGATATCAGCGACCCGCTTGCGCGCGCGTGCTGTGGCGACGCAGTAA
- the thrS gene encoding threonine--tRNA ligase produces MPIITLPDGSQRSFDHPVSVAEVAQSIGAGLAKATIAGKVNGRLVDACDLIESDATLQIITAKDEEGLEIIRHSCAHLVGHAVKQLYPSAKMVIGPVIAEGFYYDIAFDRPFTPEDMAAIEQRMKELIDTEYDVIKKVTPRAEVIEVFQARGEEYKLRLIEDMPDEQSMGLYYHEEYVDMCRGPHVPNTRFLKSFKLTKFSGAYWRGDAKNEQLQRIYGTAWADKKQLAAYIQRIEEAEKRDHRKIGKRLGLFHAQEEAPGMVFWHPNGWTLYQVLEQYMRQVQRENGYQEIRTPQVVDRVLWEKSGHWANYAENMFTTESESRDYAIKPMNCPCHVQVYNQGLKSYRELPLRLAEFGACHRNEPSGALHGIMRVRGFTQDDAHIFCTEEQMQSESADFIRLTQAVYADFGFDDIELKLSTRPEKRVGSDDLWDRAEAALAAALDSAGLPYELQPGEGAFYGPKIEFSLKDCLGRVWQCGTLQLDFNLPMRLGAEYVSENNDRQHPVMLHRAILGSFERFIGILIEHYEGAFPAWLAPTQAVVMNITDKQADFATEVEKTLNQSGFRAKSDLRNEKIGFKIREHTLLKVPYLLVIGDREVETRSVAVRTREGTDLGSMPLDDFARLLAQAVSRRGRQELE; encoded by the coding sequence ATGCCCATCATTACTCTTCCTGACGGCAGTCAGCGCTCGTTCGATCACCCGGTTTCCGTTGCTGAAGTAGCGCAATCCATTGGCGCTGGTCTTGCCAAGGCAACCATTGCGGGCAAGGTTAACGGTCGCCTGGTCGATGCCTGCGACCTGATCGAGAGCGACGCAACCCTGCAAATCATCACGGCCAAGGATGAAGAGGGGCTGGAGATCATTCGCCACTCATGCGCGCACTTGGTCGGGCATGCGGTCAAGCAGCTCTATCCCTCGGCGAAGATGGTTATCGGCCCGGTGATCGCTGAAGGCTTCTATTACGACATCGCCTTTGATCGCCCTTTCACGCCGGAAGACATGGCGGCCATCGAGCAGCGCATGAAGGAGCTGATCGACACCGAGTATGACGTGATCAAGAAGGTCACTCCTCGGGCCGAGGTCATCGAGGTGTTCCAGGCGCGCGGCGAGGAGTACAAGCTGCGTCTGATCGAGGACATGCCGGACGAGCAGTCCATGGGCCTGTACTACCACGAAGAATACGTCGATATGTGTCGCGGGCCGCACGTGCCCAATACGCGCTTTCTCAAGTCCTTCAAACTGACCAAGTTCTCCGGCGCCTATTGGCGCGGTGATGCGAAGAATGAGCAGTTGCAGCGTATTTACGGTACCGCCTGGGCGGACAAGAAGCAGCTGGCGGCTTATATCCAGCGCATAGAAGAAGCCGAGAAGCGCGACCATCGCAAAATCGGCAAGCGCCTGGGGCTGTTCCATGCCCAGGAAGAGGCGCCGGGTATGGTTTTCTGGCACCCGAACGGCTGGACACTTTACCAGGTGCTAGAGCAGTACATGCGCCAAGTGCAGCGTGAGAACGGCTACCAGGAGATTCGCACGCCGCAGGTCGTTGACCGTGTGCTCTGGGAGAAATCTGGGCACTGGGCCAACTACGCCGAAAACATGTTTACCACTGAATCGGAAAGCCGCGATTACGCGATCAAGCCGATGAACTGCCCGTGTCATGTTCAGGTGTACAACCAGGGTCTGAAGAGCTACCGCGAGCTGCCGTTGCGCCTGGCCGAGTTCGGTGCCTGTCACCGCAACGAGCCATCGGGCGCGTTGCACGGCATCATGCGGGTACGTGGTTTTACTCAGGATGACGCGCATATCTTCTGCACTGAAGAGCAGATGCAGTCCGAGTCGGCGGATTTCATTCGTCTGACGCAGGCGGTGTATGCCGACTTTGGCTTTGACGATATCGAGTTGAAGCTCTCCACTCGCCCCGAAAAGCGTGTCGGCTCAGATGATCTTTGGGATCGTGCCGAGGCGGCTCTGGCGGCTGCGCTCGACAGCGCCGGGCTTCCCTACGAGCTGCAGCCTGGCGAAGGCGCTTTCTACGGGCCGAAGATCGAATTCTCGCTGAAAGACTGCCTGGGTCGTGTTTGGCAGTGCGGTACGTTGCAGCTGGACTTCAATCTGCCGATGCGCCTGGGTGCCGAATACGTTAGCGAGAACAACGATCGTCAGCATCCGGTCATGTTGCACCGTGCGATCCTGGGGTCCTTCGAGCGCTTTATCGGCATCCTCATCGAACATTACGAAGGGGCGTTTCCAGCTTGGCTGGCACCGACGCAAGCGGTGGTGATGAATATCACTGATAAGCAGGCCGACTTCGCGACCGAAGTGGAGAAAACGCTCAATCAGAGTGGCTTCCGTGCCAAGTCCGACTTGAGAAACGAGAAGATCGGCTTTAAAATCCGCGAGCATACCTTGCTCAAGGTTCCCTATCTTCTGGTTATTGGAGATCGGGAAGTCGAGACACGATCCGTTGCCGTGCGCACCCGTGAAGGAACCGATCTGGGCTCCATGCCTCTAGATGACTTCGCCCGGTTGCTCGCACAAGCGGTTTCCCGGCGTGGTCGCCAAGAATTGGAGTAA
- the rpmI gene encoding 50S ribosomal protein L35, giving the protein MPKMKTKSGAAKRFKKTANGFKHKHAFKSHILTKMTTKRKRQLRGTSLMHPSDNAKVERMLRVR; this is encoded by the coding sequence ATGCCAAAGATGAAGACTAAAAGTGGTGCTGCGAAGCGCTTCAAGAAGACTGCTAACGGCTTCAAGCACAAGCACGCTTTCAAGAGCCACATCCTGACCAAAATGACTACCAAGCGTAAGCGTCAGCTGCGTGGTACATCTCTGATGCACCCGTCTGACAACGCAAAAGTAGAGCGCATGCTGCGCGTACGTTAA